One Cellulomonas soli DNA window includes the following coding sequences:
- a CDS encoding ABC transporter permease: MAVALAGGSVLTEVPVPGADPSAGARSRSISPWWGFLARRLGRAVVSMLVVVTLAFLVLRVAGGDPVRNALGPTASPDLVADRRAQLGLDDPLPAQYLDYVAGLLRGDLGVSLITGRSVTDLVATRLPATLELAALAFALVLLLAIPIGLLVAVRTYGGRRRGTELVFTGVTGFLASVPDYLLGVLLVVVVSVNLRLLPVAGNGTAAAYVLPVIALALSSTCALARIARVEALDVLGEDYVRTARSKRLGAPRIYLRHVLPNMLTAVLTLGGSLLATLVTGSVLVERVFNWPGMGNAFVTAITTRDYGIVQGLALVYAAIVLVVNLLVDVVIALIDRRSTLIETS; this comes from the coding sequence GTGGCCGTCGCGCTCGCCGGGGGGTCCGTGCTCACCGAGGTGCCCGTGCCCGGCGCCGACCCCTCGGCGGGCGCGCGGTCCCGCTCCATCAGCCCTTGGTGGGGCTTCCTCGCCCGCCGGCTGGGCCGGGCTGTGGTCTCGATGCTCGTCGTCGTGACCCTGGCGTTCCTGGTGCTCCGGGTCGCCGGGGGAGACCCGGTGCGCAACGCGCTGGGCCCCACGGCCTCGCCGGACCTGGTCGCCGACCGTCGCGCCCAGCTCGGGCTGGACGACCCCCTGCCCGCGCAGTACCTGGACTACGTCGCCGGGCTGCTGCGCGGGGACCTCGGGGTCTCGCTCATCACCGGCCGCTCGGTGACGGACCTCGTCGCGACCCGGCTGCCGGCCACCCTCGAGCTCGCGGCGCTCGCCTTCGCGCTCGTTCTGCTGCTCGCGATCCCGATCGGGCTGCTCGTCGCTGTGCGCACCTACGGCGGCCGACGGCGCGGCACCGAGCTCGTGTTCACCGGGGTCACCGGGTTCCTCGCCTCGGTGCCGGACTACCTGCTCGGCGTCCTGCTCGTGGTGGTCGTCTCGGTGAACCTGCGGCTGCTGCCGGTGGCCGGCAACGGCACCGCCGCCGCGTACGTGCTGCCGGTGATCGCCCTCGCGCTGTCCTCCACCTGTGCCCTGGCCCGGATCGCGCGGGTCGAGGCGCTCGACGTGCTCGGCGAGGACTACGTGCGCACCGCTCGCTCCAAACGGCTCGGCGCCCCACGGATCTACCTGCGGCACGTGCTGCCGAACATGCTCACCGCCGTGCTCACCCTCGGCGGCAGCCTGCTCGCCACCCTGGTCACCGGCTCCGTGCTGGTCGAGCGGGTGTTCAACTGGCCCGGCATGGGCAACGCGTTCGTCACCGCGATCACCACGCGCGACTACGGCATCGTCCAGGGGCTCGCCCTGGTCTACGCCGCGATCGTGCTGGTGGTGAACCTGCTGGTGGACGTGGTCATCGCGCTGATCGACCGGCGCAGCACCCTGATCGAGACCTCATGA
- a CDS encoding thiamine pyrophosphate-dependent enzyme, whose product MTRQTGGQLLVAALLAQGVTEVFGIPGVQLDAAVDALHERQDVVHFTCVRNEQAATYMADGYARSSGRVGVAMVVPGPGVLNALAGLATAYATGSPVLLIAGQIRSDQIGQGFGVLHELPDQTGVLERVTGWTGTARRAADIPTLVVEAFRRLRSDRPRPVAIEVPPDVLAEVVEDVAVPARVVRTRTAPPADQVAEAARLLLAAERPLLYVGGGIRASDAEAELVALAEALEAPVLVSENGRGAIDARHRLALDSLALRTLRKDADLVLAVGSRFVSTFGTRVDTGDAPVVLVNSEPEHLGGIREPRLALRGDARATLAALVAEVTAPGLPQRPSREDELAAARAWVAGRLTEIAPQWEYLTALREVLPADAVLVSEYTQIGYAASLCLPTYGPRGYLGPGYQGTLGYGFATALGAQTADPDRAVVSVNGDGGFSWTLQELSTAKRYGLAVVTIVFRDGYFGNVRRIQRDSYDGRVFASDLTNPDYPALAAAFGIRAVTVRDPAGLASAVADALASREPVLVEVPVGEFPSPWHLIHEGLPTPAPLAPGADRVAPSR is encoded by the coding sequence ATGACGCGACAGACCGGTGGCCAGCTCCTGGTGGCCGCGCTGCTGGCCCAGGGCGTGACCGAGGTCTTCGGCATCCCGGGCGTGCAGCTCGACGCGGCGGTCGACGCCCTGCACGAGCGGCAGGACGTCGTCCACTTCACGTGCGTGCGCAACGAGCAGGCCGCGACCTACATGGCCGACGGCTACGCCCGCAGCTCGGGCCGCGTCGGTGTCGCGATGGTCGTCCCGGGCCCCGGGGTGCTCAACGCGCTGGCCGGCCTGGCCACCGCCTACGCCACCGGCTCGCCGGTGCTGCTGATCGCCGGGCAGATCCGCTCGGACCAGATCGGTCAGGGGTTCGGCGTGCTGCACGAGCTCCCCGACCAGACCGGCGTGCTCGAGCGGGTGACCGGGTGGACCGGGACCGCGCGCCGCGCGGCCGACATCCCCACCCTGGTGGTCGAGGCGTTCCGGCGGCTGCGCTCCGACCGGCCGCGGCCGGTGGCGATCGAGGTGCCGCCCGACGTGCTGGCCGAGGTCGTCGAGGACGTCGCGGTCCCCGCCCGGGTGGTGCGCACCCGCACCGCCCCGCCCGCCGACCAGGTGGCCGAGGCTGCCCGGCTGCTGCTCGCCGCCGAGCGTCCGCTGCTGTACGTGGGTGGCGGGATCCGGGCCTCGGACGCCGAGGCCGAGCTGGTCGCGCTGGCCGAGGCGCTCGAGGCACCGGTGCTGGTCAGCGAGAACGGTCGCGGGGCGATCGACGCCCGGCACCGGCTCGCGCTGGACTCGCTCGCGCTGCGCACGCTGCGCAAGGACGCCGACCTGGTGCTCGCCGTGGGCAGTCGGTTCGTCTCCACCTTCGGCACCCGGGTCGACACCGGCGATGCGCCGGTCGTCCTGGTCAACTCCGAGCCCGAGCACCTGGGCGGGATCCGCGAGCCGCGGCTCGCCCTGCGCGGTGACGCCCGGGCCACGCTGGCCGCCCTGGTCGCGGAGGTGACGGCACCGGGCCTGCCGCAGCGGCCGTCCCGGGAGGACGAGCTGGCGGCGGCCCGCGCGTGGGTCGCCGGCCGGCTGACCGAGATAGCCCCGCAGTGGGAGTACCTCACCGCGTTGCGCGAGGTGCTGCCCGCCGACGCGGTGCTCGTCAGCGAGTACACGCAGATCGGGTACGCGGCGAGCCTGTGCCTGCCGACCTACGGCCCGCGCGGCTACCTGGGCCCGGGCTACCAGGGCACTCTCGGCTACGGCTTCGCGACCGCCCTCGGCGCGCAGACGGCCGACCCGGACCGTGCGGTGGTCTCGGTGAACGGCGACGGCGGCTTCTCGTGGACCCTGCAGGAGCTGTCCACCGCCAAGCGGTACGGCCTCGCGGTGGTGACGATCGTGTTCCGCGACGGGTACTTCGGCAACGTGCGGCGGATCCAGCGCGACTCCTACGACGGCCGGGTGTTCGCCAGCGACCTGACCAACCCGGACTACCCCGCGCTCGCGGCGGCCTTCGGTATCCGGGCCGTGACCGTGCGGGACCCGGCCGGGCTGGCGTCGGCGGTGGCGGATGCCCTCGCCTCGCGTGAGCCCGTGCTCGTCGAGGTCCCGGTGGGGGAGTTCCCCTCGCCGTGGCACCTGATCCACGAGGGGTTGCCCACGCCGGCGCCGCTCGCGCCGGGTGCCGACCGGGTCGCCCCGTCGCGCTAG
- a CDS encoding FadR/GntR family transcriptional regulator: MTTPRPRSRPAASAADYVADDLQSRISEQGWAPGHRIGTKVELCAEYQVAPATLGEALRVLRARDAVEVRPGPGGGIFVAAQSPLIRLAYEVLDLRQAGTAVNDVVEVLDALDDAVLHDAARHRTAADLADLDALLAELETTWAHPSDGLHPNWRLHRRIAEISPNVVLRTFYRNLVDYITAESQTDVTLGVIGLEPTSDERLQVHRDLVAAIRSQDPDELATVLRAHRTAATR; encoded by the coding sequence ATGACCACGCCGCGCCCCCGCAGCCGCCCGGCCGCGTCCGCCGCCGACTACGTGGCCGACGACCTGCAGAGCCGCATCAGCGAGCAGGGCTGGGCGCCCGGCCACCGGATCGGCACCAAGGTCGAGCTGTGCGCCGAGTACCAGGTGGCCCCGGCCACGCTCGGCGAGGCCCTGCGCGTGCTGCGCGCCCGCGATGCCGTCGAGGTCCGCCCCGGGCCCGGCGGCGGGATCTTCGTCGCGGCGCAGTCCCCGCTGATCCGCCTCGCCTACGAGGTGCTGGACCTGCGGCAGGCCGGCACCGCGGTGAACGACGTGGTCGAGGTGCTCGACGCCCTCGACGACGCGGTGCTGCACGACGCCGCCCGCCACCGCACCGCGGCCGACCTGGCCGACCTGGACGCGCTGCTCGCCGAGCTCGAGACGACCTGGGCGCACCCGTCCGACGGGCTGCACCCGAACTGGCGGCTGCACCGCCGGATCGCGGAGATCTCGCCGAACGTGGTGCTGCGCACCTTCTACCGGAACCTGGTCGACTACATCACCGCGGAGAGCCAGACCGACGTCACCCTCGGCGTCATCGGCCTGGAGCCGACGTCCGACGAACGGCTGCAGGTGCACCGCGACCTGGTGGCGGCCATCCGCAGCCAGGACCCGGACGAGCTCGCCACCGTGCTGCGGGCGCACCGCACCGCCGCCACCCGCTGA
- a CDS encoding ABC transporter substrate-binding protein, translating into MKRSSVLVGAVVVSAALASCSSGGSADAGTGSGDDSAAIRFAVASDPGVLNPITNATADGQQLALLAYESLVRLPAGAAAEGLLATDWQVTPTSATFTLSPDATCSSGEPLTASDVKATFDYAADAATGSPFLDVYVPSEGMTVAADDASGVVTFTFATPLSFPLETVGQLPIICADGLADPSTLDTTTAGTGPYVLDTADSGLSYTYTLRDDYAESSTAGMPATLQVEVVADDATAANMLTTGDLELALIGGTDRDRLSGQDLTAVDVSAGPGRIFFNQAPGRATNDLAVREAIAQAIDRDAVGSVSTGGRGQAMTSLMSNSSSVCVGEDNGASIPAHDPDAAEATLADAGITLKLLYNSAGGSGITAGVELIQEELAAVGVTVELTPSASYTDVIFSGGDWDLVWAPISAELPSIWAGILSGDFPPDGGNWTYNANTAYQAAVAEAQQLSGEDSCGAWSTAEAALFSNVDVLPLWEDTETFFGSGVELGVNSNGQLLPTTLRVG; encoded by the coding sequence ATGAAGCGCTCCTCTGTCCTCGTCGGCGCCGTCGTGGTGTCGGCGGCGCTCGCGTCCTGTTCGAGCGGTGGCTCGGCCGACGCCGGCACGGGCTCCGGCGACGACTCGGCCGCGATCCGGTTCGCGGTGGCCTCCGACCCCGGTGTGCTGAACCCGATCACGAACGCCACGGCGGACGGCCAGCAGCTCGCGCTGCTCGCGTACGAGTCGCTGGTCCGACTGCCCGCGGGCGCCGCGGCCGAGGGTCTGCTGGCCACCGACTGGCAGGTCACGCCGACCTCGGCCACCTTCACCCTCTCGCCGGACGCCACCTGCTCCAGCGGCGAGCCGCTCACCGCGAGCGACGTCAAGGCGACGTTCGACTACGCCGCCGACGCCGCGACCGGCTCGCCGTTCCTCGACGTCTACGTGCCCTCCGAGGGCATGACGGTGGCCGCGGACGACGCTTCCGGCGTGGTGACCTTCACGTTCGCCACCCCGCTCAGCTTCCCGCTGGAGACCGTCGGCCAGCTGCCGATCATCTGCGCCGACGGCCTCGCGGACCCCTCCACCCTCGACACCACCACCGCGGGCACCGGCCCGTACGTGCTCGACACCGCCGACAGCGGGCTGAGCTACACCTACACGCTGCGCGACGACTACGCCGAGTCCTCGACGGCGGGCATGCCCGCGACCCTGCAGGTCGAGGTGGTCGCCGACGACGCGACCGCCGCGAACATGCTCACCACCGGTGACCTGGAGCTGGCACTGATCGGCGGCACCGACCGCGACCGGCTCTCCGGGCAGGACCTCACCGCCGTGGACGTCTCGGCCGGTCCCGGGCGGATCTTCTTCAACCAGGCCCCGGGCCGCGCGACGAACGACCTCGCGGTGCGCGAGGCCATCGCCCAGGCGATCGACCGCGACGCCGTCGGCTCGGTCTCCACCGGCGGGCGCGGGCAGGCGATGACCTCGCTGATGTCGAACTCGTCGAGCGTCTGCGTGGGCGAGGACAACGGGGCGTCGATCCCGGCTCACGACCCGGACGCTGCCGAGGCCACCCTGGCCGATGCCGGGATCACGCTGAAGCTGCTCTACAACAGCGCGGGTGGCTCTGGCATCACCGCGGGCGTCGAGCTGATCCAGGAGGAGCTCGCTGCGGTGGGCGTCACGGTCGAGCTCACACCGTCCGCGTCGTACACCGACGTGATCTTCTCGGGCGGCGACTGGGACCTGGTGTGGGCCCCGATCAGCGCCGAGCTGCCGAGCATCTGGGCGGGCATCCTGTCCGGCGACTTCCCGCCGGACGGCGGCAACTGGACCTACAACGCCAACACCGCGTACCAGGCCGCCGTCGCCGAGGCGCAGCAGCTCTCCGGCGAGGACTCCTGCGGCGCCTGGTCCACCGCGGAGGCCGCGCTGTTCAGCAACGTCGACGTGCTGCCGCTCTGGGAGGACACCGAGACGTTCTTCGGCTCCGGCGTCGAGCTCGGCGTGAACAGCAACGGCCAGCTCCTGCCGACCACGCTGCGGGTGGGCTGA